Proteins from a genomic interval of Rubinisphaera italica:
- a CDS encoding sulfatase family protein translates to MFFSCDQSIKKRSNSFCFIFLILTSLACSRIQVLQASENERPNILWITCEDMSPRLACYGDETVSTPRLNQLASESVRYTHCFGTYGVCAPNRHTLIMGMYPTSTGAMAMRTWKRTSALHLITDPELRALPVYEATPPAEAKCFTEYLRAAGYYCTNNSKTDYQFRPPITAWDESNAKAHWRNRPEETTPFFSVFNFTITHESKTFKQSSPSVVNPEDVTLPPYYPDTPIVRRDLARQYDNIITLDGQVGKVLDQLKQDGLDQNTIVFFFSDHGDGLPRAKRWVYDSGIHVPFLVRFPDGQLAGTTCDDLVSFVDFAPTTLSLTQLPIPEYMEGIPFLGNEANKKRDYIFAFRDRMDPSPERIRAVRDHRYKYVRNYRTDLPYIGFLPYRDQAGIMQEIHRLKDAGKLGPDQWQFTMQSKPAEEFYDTQTDPYEIHNLAEESQYSELIQKFRKVHEQFVEVHGDLGDRPETQLIKDLWPPDGKQPTTAEPVISRDDGKMQIDCSTQGASIAYRKKGEKNWQLYSGPVEFSGNKPIESQAIRLGWKPSGTVVWSPNQ, encoded by the coding sequence ATGTTCTTTTCCTGCGATCAATCAATCAAGAAACGTTCAAACTCTTTCTGCTTTATCTTTCTGATTCTGACATCACTCGCGTGTTCCAGAATTCAAGTTCTGCAGGCCTCTGAGAATGAACGCCCTAATATTTTGTGGATTACCTGTGAGGACATGAGCCCCCGATTGGCCTGTTATGGAGATGAGACCGTTTCTACTCCACGTCTCAATCAACTGGCCAGTGAATCGGTTCGTTATACGCACTGTTTCGGAACCTATGGGGTTTGTGCTCCGAATCGGCACACGCTGATTATGGGGATGTATCCGACCTCAACAGGTGCGATGGCGATGCGGACCTGGAAACGAACTTCGGCTCTGCATCTGATTACCGATCCTGAGCTGAGAGCTTTGCCCGTTTACGAAGCGACTCCACCCGCCGAGGCGAAGTGTTTTACCGAATACCTCCGCGCGGCTGGCTACTATTGCACGAACAATTCCAAAACCGATTACCAGTTCCGACCACCCATCACCGCCTGGGACGAATCCAATGCGAAAGCTCACTGGAGAAATCGACCTGAGGAAACAACTCCCTTTTTCTCGGTTTTCAACTTCACAATCACGCACGAGAGTAAAACCTTCAAGCAGTCATCACCTTCTGTTGTGAATCCTGAAGATGTGACTCTGCCGCCTTATTATCCCGATACACCAATTGTTCGCAGAGACCTGGCTCGTCAATACGATAATATCATTACGCTCGATGGACAGGTCGGCAAAGTACTCGATCAATTGAAACAGGATGGACTCGATCAGAACACAATCGTTTTTTTCTTCAGCGATCATGGGGATGGATTGCCGCGAGCCAAACGCTGGGTTTATGACTCGGGAATCCATGTTCCATTCCTGGTACGCTTTCCCGATGGCCAACTGGCAGGCACAACCTGCGATGATCTGGTCAGTTTTGTCGATTTTGCTCCGACCACGCTCTCACTCACTCAACTCCCCATTCCTGAATATATGGAAGGCATTCCATTTCTCGGAAATGAAGCCAATAAAAAGCGAGACTACATTTTCGCATTTCGCGATCGAATGGATCCCTCTCCAGAACGCATTCGAGCGGTCAGGGATCATCGTTACAAATATGTGCGGAACTATCGGACTGATTTGCCCTACATTGGTTTTCTCCCTTACCGGGATCAGGCAGGGATTATGCAGGAGATCCACCGTTTGAAAGATGCCGGTAAACTGGGGCCGGACCAGTGGCAATTCACGATGCAGAGCAAACCAGCCGAGGAGTTTTACGATACTCAAACCGATCCCTATGAAATTCACAATCTGGCTGAGGAATCCCAGTATTCAGAATTGATCCAAAAGTTCCGCAAAGTGCACGAGCAGTTTGTTGAGGTTCATGGCGATCTGGGAGATCGACCAGAGACGCAATTGATTAAAGACCTCTGGCCGCCCGACGGGAAACAACCAACAACAGCCGAGCCAGTTATCTCACGGGATGATGGGAAAATGCAGATCGATTGTTCGACACAAGGGGCATCGATTGCTTATCGCA
- a CDS encoding serine/threonine protein kinase yields MIPDKIGSYLIEKKIGSGGMGTVYLGKHVETGQLAAVKVLPASLAREEGFVMRFTREVDAMKALKNKYVVQVYENGIDNDETYYYAMEYVEGTTLSKYIRNHGRIAWQDVIAYSVQICQALKAAHDAGIVHRDLKPSNLILTDDNQIKLLDFGVAQVFASSKLTKTGGIIGTAEYMSPEQAKGQRATKKSDIYSLGAVMYAMLTARPPFSGQTSMEVIQKHRFGQFDRPRTYVPEIPHWLDDVVCQCLEKDPDKRYPDAYVLSLRLKEILKKVEVSSSLEDTHATGTFDGTAETIVAESSDPNAIGGTFMRDMLRAEIENANSGSPFARYFDNVWILALLLIALLAGGIFWFTERPLSEEEKYEKGIALFQQGPLYWPRAKDEYLQPLLEENPERWEEKVEPILAEIIVQELKQEFGLTRLSRKRVLAMSDAHRFLKMASEYFQLGDRTRAEAILQNLYNLLANNTDQRELRRAIGEILKEIKTISPDNKSDANSVSLAQEALQQARTLLMESEPEQAQSILRSLIVLYDGDSMSQKYVDEARQLLNAKVINTLESPTP; encoded by the coding sequence GTGATTCCTGACAAAATCGGTTCTTATTTGATTGAAAAAAAAATTGGTTCCGGAGGGATGGGAACCGTTTATCTCGGCAAGCATGTTGAGACAGGGCAACTGGCTGCGGTCAAAGTTCTGCCGGCTTCGCTGGCACGTGAGGAAGGCTTCGTCATGCGATTTACTCGCGAAGTCGATGCTATGAAGGCTTTGAAAAATAAGTATGTCGTTCAAGTCTACGAGAATGGCATCGATAACGACGAAACCTATTACTACGCGATGGAATATGTGGAGGGGACGACACTCAGCAAATATATTCGTAATCATGGACGAATTGCCTGGCAGGATGTCATCGCTTATTCGGTGCAAATCTGCCAGGCTCTCAAAGCGGCTCACGATGCCGGGATTGTGCATCGGGATTTGAAACCCTCGAACCTGATTCTCACGGATGATAATCAAATTAAACTGCTCGACTTTGGAGTCGCTCAGGTGTTTGCCTCTTCGAAGTTAACAAAAACAGGAGGCATCATTGGCACGGCTGAGTACATGTCTCCTGAGCAGGCAAAAGGACAACGGGCAACCAAGAAAAGCGATATCTATTCGCTGGGTGCGGTGATGTATGCCATGCTGACCGCTCGCCCGCCTTTCAGTGGGCAAACGTCAATGGAAGTGATTCAGAAGCATCGATTCGGACAGTTCGACCGGCCTCGTACATATGTTCCCGAAATTCCGCACTGGCTCGATGACGTTGTTTGTCAGTGTCTCGAAAAAGATCCCGACAAACGTTATCCCGATGCTTATGTGCTTTCCCTGCGACTTAAGGAGATCCTGAAGAAAGTCGAAGTTTCTTCATCATTGGAAGATACCCATGCCACCGGTACGTTTGACGGGACGGCTGAAACGATTGTTGCTGAATCCTCAGATCCGAATGCCATCGGCGGCACATTCATGCGCGATATGCTGCGGGCAGAAATCGAGAATGCCAATTCTGGTTCCCCGTTCGCCAGGTATTTTGACAATGTCTGGATTCTCGCCTTATTGCTGATCGCATTGCTGGCAGGGGGAATCTTCTGGTTTACCGAACGACCTCTGTCAGAGGAAGAAAAATATGAGAAAGGAATTGCTCTGTTTCAACAAGGACCTCTCTACTGGCCCCGAGCCAAGGACGAGTATCTTCAGCCTTTACTCGAAGAGAATCCCGAACGCTGGGAAGAAAAAGTCGAACCGATCCTGGCTGAGATTATTGTGCAGGAACTTAAACAGGAATTCGGTTTGACACGTCTGAGCCGAAAACGTGTGCTGGCGATGTCCGATGCCCATCGGTTTCTCAAAATGGCAAGCGAATATTTTCAACTCGGCGATCGGACCAGGGCCGAGGCGATTCTGCAGAATCTCTATAACTTACTCGCTAACAACACAGACCAGCGGGAATTACGCAGGGCAATTGGAGAAATTCTCAAAGAGATCAAAACCATCAGCCCAGATAATAAATCGGATGCGAATTCCGTGTCGCTTGCACAAGAAGCATTGCAGCAAGCCAGAACTCTCTTGATGGAAAGTGAACCTGAACAGGCTCAGTCGATTTTACGAAGTTTGATCGTGCTGTATGATGGCGACTCGATGTCACAAAAATATGTCGACGAAGCTCGTCAGCTATTGAATGCAAAAGTAATTAATACACTCGAAAGCCCGACACCATGA
- a CDS encoding adenine phosphoribosyltransferase, translating to MNQEFELKSVIRSVPDFPKPGIMFRDITPLLANHEAFRETIRRFTEHFKDSKITKIMAAEARGFIFAAPLALELNASFIPVRKPNKLPFDTQAFHYELEYGTDTLEMHIDAVEEGDRVLLIDDLLATGGTIQACAKLAEQAGAVVAGCGFLIELDFLNGRRHLEGYDICSLINYGDENP from the coding sequence ATGAATCAAGAATTCGAACTGAAATCCGTTATCCGTTCCGTACCAGACTTCCCCAAACCGGGAATCATGTTTCGAGATATCACACCACTGCTAGCGAATCACGAAGCGTTTCGGGAAACGATCCGTCGTTTTACCGAGCATTTCAAAGATTCAAAGATCACCAAAATCATGGCCGCAGAAGCCCGCGGATTTATCTTCGCTGCTCCTTTAGCGCTAGAACTGAATGCTTCCTTCATTCCAGTTCGCAAGCCGAACAAGCTCCCGTTTGATACTCAAGCATTCCATTACGAACTCGAATATGGAACCGATACGCTCGAAATGCATATCGATGCCGTAGAAGAAGGAGATCGCGTCCTCCTGATTGACGATCTGCTCGCAACCGGTGGTACGATTCAAGCCTGTGCAAAACTTGCTGAGCAAGCCGGAGCAGTGGTCGCAGGTTGCGGCTTCCTGATTGAACTCGACTTCCTGAACGGTCGCCGTCATCTGGAAGGATATGATATCTGCAGCCTGATTAACTATGGCGATGAAAATCCGTAA
- a CDS encoding DUF456 domain-containing protein yields MVYVWATLLLIFNMTAWLSTLLTLPGNWLLVLFTGIYVFFLPADMEPRISWTVAIVVLVLAILGEIVEFFAGAHGAAKQGGSRRGIVLAILGAIIGSMTGAIVSMPIPIIGPLIGALVGGAIGSFAGAWVGEHGTGRTSAERYAIGQGAMMGRLLGTAGKLVIGVIMLLLVTMDSFFDFATKM; encoded by the coding sequence ATGGTCTACGTCTGGGCAACGTTACTTTTAATCTTCAACATGACCGCCTGGCTGTCGACGTTATTGACGCTTCCCGGAAACTGGTTGCTGGTGTTGTTCACTGGAATTTATGTCTTCTTTCTGCCGGCAGATATGGAGCCACGGATCAGTTGGACGGTGGCCATCGTCGTGCTCGTATTAGCAATCCTTGGGGAAATTGTCGAATTTTTCGCCGGAGCCCATGGGGCGGCTAAGCAGGGGGGAAGTCGACGCGGAATTGTTCTCGCAATTCTGGGCGCGATTATCGGCAGTATGACAGGAGCGATCGTTTCGATGCCGATTCCAATTATCGGCCCATTAATTGGAGCTTTGGTTGGCGGAGCAATTGGCTCCTTTGCGGGAGCCTGGGTCGGCGAGCACGGCACAGGGCGAACATCAGCCGAACGTTACGCGATTGGACAGGGAGCAATGATGGGGCGTTTACTGGGAACTGCTGGTAAACTTGTAATCGGTGTCATCATGCTGTTACTCGTCACGATGGATTCGTTTTTTGATTTTGCAACGAAAATGTGA